The Helianthus annuus cultivar XRQ/B chromosome 16, HanXRQr2.0-SUNRISE, whole genome shotgun sequence genome includes a window with the following:
- the LOC110917653 gene encoding proton pump-interactor 1-like produces MVEGLSVGFDSLFFGQIDYQDKAKQKGDKNLEVIWRASKRLGSSSQIFASAFPQEYAPPPGDFNFESIGVDLDGVRKDHQAIKAKLKILETEKEAINNVIASLEEELCVVIEKKDKAYHKISELRNKREEENTCFYQNRSLLNDARRLAASKDVNALIELSTSEVC; encoded by the exons ATGGTGGAAG GCTTGTCT GTTGGATTTGATTCTCTTTTCTTCGGCCAGATTGATTACCAAGATAAAGCTAAGCAAAAAGGGGATAAAAATCTCGAAGTTATTTGGCGGGCCTCCAAGCGTCTTGGTTCATCTTCACAA ATTTTTGCAAGTGCTTTTCCACAAGAATATGCACCTCCACCTGGTGATTTCAACTTTGAA TCTATTGGCGTTGATCTTGACGGGGTCCGCAAGGATCATCAAGCTATCAAGGCCAAACTTAAGATACTCGAGACTGAAAAGGAGGCCATAAACAATGTGATTGCTTCTTTAGAGGAGGAATTGTGTGTAGTGATCGAGAAAAAGGATAAGGCCTATCACAAAATTAGTGAGCTGAGGAATAAACGTGAAGAAGAG AATACTTGCTTTTACCAAAACCGCTCCCTCTTGAACGATGCAAGAAGGCTGGCTGCAAGTAAGGATGTTAATGCCCTTATAGAGCTTTCAACCTCAGAGGTTTGTTAA